A genomic stretch from Capricornis sumatraensis isolate serow.1 chromosome 4, serow.2, whole genome shotgun sequence includes:
- the PRPH gene encoding peripherin — translation MSHPSGLRSSVSSTSYRRTFGPPPSLSPGAFSYSSSSRFSSSRLLGSASPGSSVRLGSFRGPRAGTGALLRLPSERLDFSMAEALNQEFLATRSNEKQELQELNDRFANFIEKVRFLEQQNAALRGELNQARGQEPARADQLCQQELRELRRELELLGRERDRVQVERDGLAEDLAALKQRLEEETRKREDAEHNLVLFRKDVDDATLSRLELERKIESLMDEIEFLKKLHEEELRDLQLSVESQQVQHVEVEATVKPELTAALRDIRAQYESIAAKNLQEAEEWYKSKYADLSDAANRNHEALRQAKQEMNESRRQIQSLTCEVDGLRGTNEALLRQLRELEEQFALEAGGYQAGAARLEEELRQLKEEMARHLREYQELLNVKMALDIEIATYRKLLEGEESRISVPVHSFASLSIKTTAPEVEPPQETHSRKMVLIRTIETRDGEQVVTESQKEQHSELDKSPQSY, via the exons ATGAGCCACCCGTCGGGCCTCCGGTCCAGCGTCAGTTCCACCTCCTACCGCCGCACCTTCGGGCCACCGCCCTCACTGTCCCCGGGGGCCTTCTCCTATTCGTCCAGCTCCCGCTTCTCGAGCAGCCGCCTGCTGGGCTCGGCGTCCCCCGGCTCCTCCGTGCGCCTGGGCAGCTTCCGCGGTCCCAGGGCGGGCACGGGCGCCCTCCTGCGCCTGCCCTCGGAGCGCCTCGACTTCTCCATGGCCGAGGCGCTCAACCAGGAGTTCCTGGCCACGCGCAGCAACGAgaagcaggagctgcaggagctcaACGACCGCTTCGCCAACTTCATCGAGAAGGTGCGCTTCCTGGAGCAGCAGAACGCGGCCCTGCGCGGGGAGCTGAACCAGGCCCGGGGCCAGGAGCCGGCGCGCGCCGACCAGCTGTGCCAGCAGGAGCTGCGAGAGCTGCGGAGGGAGCTGGAGCTGCTGGGCCGGGAGCGCGACCGGGTGCAGGTGGAGCGCGACGGGCTGGCGGAGGACCTGGCAGCGCTCAAGCAGAG GTTGGAGGAAGAGACTCGCAAGAGGGAGGATGCGGAGCACAACCTCGTGCTTTTCCGTAAG GACGTGGACGACGCCACCCTGTCCCGCCTGGAGCTAGAGCGCAAGATTGAATCTCTGATGGATGAGATTGAGTTCCTCAAGAAGCTGCACGAGGAG GAGCTGAGAGACCTGCAGCTGAGCGTGGAGAGCCAGCAAGTGCAGCACGTCGAGGTGGAGGCGACCGTGAAGCCCGAGCTGACAGCAGCGCTGAGGGACATCCGAGCCCAGTATGAGAGCATCGCGGCGAAGAAcctgcaggaggcagaagagTGGTACAAGTCCAAG TACGCGGACCTGTCCGACGCCGCCAACCGGAACCACGAGGCCCTGCGCCAGGCCAAGCAGGAGATGAATGAGTCCCGACGCCAGATCCAGAGCCTGACGTGCGAGGTGGACGGGCTTCGCGGCACG AACGAGGCGCTGCTCAGACAGCTGCGGGAGCTGGAGGAGCAGTTTGCCCTGGAGGCCGGCGGGTACCAGGCGGGCGCCGCGCGGCTTGAGGAGGAGCTACGGCAGCTCAAGGAGGAGATGGCACGACACCTGCGAGAATACCAGGAGCTTCTCAACGTCAAGATGGCCCTGGACATCGAGATCGCCACCTACCGGAAGCTGCTGGAGGGCGAGGAGAGCCG GATTTCCGTGCCAGTCCATTCCTTTGCATCCTTGAGTATAAAGACGACTG CACCTGAGGTGGAGCCTCCCCAGGAAACCCACAGCCGGAAGATGGTTCTGATCAGGACCATTGAGACTCGGGATGGAGAG CAGGTGGTGACAGAGTCTCAGAAGGAGCAGCACAGTGAGCTGGACAAGTCTCCTCAGAGCTACTGA